The Candidatus Sysuiplasma jiujiangense genome includes a window with the following:
- a CDS encoding HPP family protein — MKKFSLFLVVFTIMMIVITVQKSFLLAPPYAVSAYLLIFERESKFSRPENIAVSYVFVIISSEAIHLILGIDFTALMLNMLVVSAFISFTKYSHPPALALTIFSYIVHNSTDFIYTSLIVLAIIVISDLLIKKYIY; from the coding sequence TTGAAAAAATTTTCTCTCTTTCTTGTTGTTTTCACAATTATGATGATAGTGATCACAGTCCAAAAGAGTTTTCTTCTGGCACCTCCTTATGCGGTTTCGGCATATCTGCTGATTTTTGAAAGAGAAAGCAAATTTTCAAGACCCGAAAATATTGCTGTTTCGTACGTATTCGTCATCATAAGTTCTGAGGCAATACACCTGATTTTGGGAATTGACTTTACTGCACTTATGCTTAATATGTTGGTTGTTTCTGCATTCATTTCGTTTACAAAATACAGTCATCCGCCAGCACTTGCCCTGACCATCTTTTCCTACATAGTACATAATTCGACAGATTTTATCTACACATCGCTTATTGTGCTTGCAATAATAGTAATCTCCGACCTGTTGATTAAAAAGTATATATACTGA
- a CDS encoding iron-sulfur cluster assembly accessory protein, producing the protein MVSLVLTEKATDKVKSLIAEQDNKNLLLRVYMTAADHGFRYGMAFDENTDPSQDIELVQDGVKIVVDKESANHLEGTQIDYVETIEGGGFTINNPNARVSNGAGCSCGGGGCGCGCGS; encoded by the coding sequence ATGGTCAGTTTAGTATTGACCGAAAAGGCAACAGACAAGGTCAAGTCTCTTATCGCCGAACAGGATAATAAGAACCTTCTACTCAGGGTGTATATGACTGCTGCTGACCACGGCTTCAGATACGGTATGGCGTTTGATGAAAATACCGATCCTTCCCAAGACATAGAACTTGTTCAGGATGGTGTCAAGATAGTCGTTGATAAGGAGAGCGCCAATCATCTGGAAGGCACTCAGATCGACTATGTAGAAACCATCGAAGGCGGCGGCTTCACGATAAATAATCCCAATGCCAGAGTGAGCAACGGCGCCGGCTGCAGTTGTGGCGGCGGAGGCTGCGGTTGCGGCTGCGGTTCCTGA
- a CDS encoding methyltransferase domain-containing protein, whose product MQKHPVVEKWANVYSSGMEIGGCPLNDFASRVLQAYLEDGMSVLDVGCGTGRTIRHLHSMKFFAERNIPEVTGVDICMEALLRCKKGMQIICSDMFSLPFPSGSFNVILTRQIMEGYMKEEIQQLSLSFSAVLREGGFLIIEERGPMDSRARHSFSASETGDLSACRFLSRQDLTELFAPFALVDWEECLRRRNTPAGNKLVSHTVSLLLRKPSSSGVL is encoded by the coding sequence GTGCAAAAACATCCTGTCGTTGAGAAATGGGCAAATGTTTATTCGAGCGGTATGGAAATTGGCGGCTGTCCCTTGAACGATTTTGCATCACGTGTCCTTCAAGCATACCTGGAGGACGGTATGAGCGTGCTTGACGTCGGATGCGGAACCGGCAGAACAATCCGGCATCTGCACTCCATGAAATTCTTCGCTGAAAGGAATATTCCTGAAGTAACCGGAGTGGACATCTGCATGGAAGCACTTCTTAGGTGCAAGAAGGGTATGCAGATCATATGTTCAGACATGTTTTCTCTACCCTTCCCATCAGGCAGCTTTAACGTGATTCTTACAAGGCAGATTATGGAAGGTTACATGAAGGAGGAGATTCAACAGCTCTCGCTGTCTTTCTCTGCAGTTTTAAGGGAAGGCGGTTTCCTCATAATCGAAGAAAGGGGCCCAATGGACTCAAGAGCGCGACATTCGTTCAGCGCATCTGAAACGGGCGACCTTTCCGCCTGCCGGTTTCTATCAAGACAGGATCTGACGGAACTTTTCGCTCCTTTTGCTTTGGTGGATTGGGAAGAGTGCCTGAGGCGCAGGAATACACCGGCCGGGAATAAGCTCGTGTCACACACGGTGTCGCTGCTCCTGAGGAAGCCCTCTTCTTCTGGTGTATTGTAA
- a CDS encoding valine--tRNA ligase translates to MSSYNHATEEPKWQRSWKDWKIYHFDPSSDAEIYSIDNPPRYTSGSLHLGHATGYPIIDFAARYRRMRGYNVFFPLCFDTNGMPVETATEKKYGITKFSVDRKTYLRLCSEYANQFIGTMTQQFEMLGMSLDSSIYYQTDSPDYRRLTQITFLRMLKGGLAYRGTFPVNWCPHCNTSLADAEVEREDRKSKLYYVEFPVRERDKITIATSRPELIGACQAILFKTGDKRYSELEGRNAVLPMYSREVPIIADDGVDAAYGSGAVMVCSYGDKEDVEWILRHRLPAVVIVDEFGKLNSYADFLSGLSAEEAREKMISLLKERGLITREEEIEQSVGVCWRCSNPVEIIEKKQWFLKSVEFRKQILQKADRLNWFPEFMKQRLKDWTESLNWDWVISRQRLFATPIPVWECTKCDDVVAADENECYVDPQETETGRICPRCNSELKGSRDVFDTWMDSSISVLYNTFWERNNSLFHRLFPMSLRAQAHEIIRTWTYYTLLRVFLLLDDIPWKDIMITGFIMAPDRTPMHTHLGNVIDPVPLIRKYGSDALRYYAATCSLGTDQAFRERDVVHGQRLCNKIWNIALFSSSFKIAAQSRRPRLRQTDMWILSLYSKSVKDATGHMEKYEFDKAMKVIEQFAWHDFADDYIEMVKKRAREGDEAAAWTLRTVSIGIVKLLAPFLPHVTEAVYQQLFKSVERSIHVSGWPMPVRIKKMDSSGVQKAVNIIHAVRDWRARNNFNGPLASIIIPLDSNETADSASEIASACRASEVNFAQKGDYRKVISAIRPNYQYIGPRYREKAKEIVDVIKSLQPSAVTLNDDGSISCGDMIIEKEAFFLTYSYMAGGAEADAVQSGDVLLFIRK, encoded by the coding sequence ATGTCTTCCTATAATCATGCCACCGAAGAGCCTAAATGGCAGCGAAGCTGGAAGGATTGGAAAATATATCATTTCGATCCATCAAGTGATGCAGAGATATACAGTATCGACAACCCGCCTCGTTACACGTCCGGCTCCCTTCACCTGGGTCACGCGACCGGCTATCCTATAATCGATTTTGCCGCAAGATACAGGAGGATGAGAGGATACAACGTTTTCTTTCCGCTCTGTTTCGACACGAACGGTATGCCGGTTGAGACAGCAACAGAGAAGAAATATGGCATTACGAAGTTCAGCGTCGACAGGAAGACCTATCTGCGACTCTGCTCCGAATATGCGAACCAGTTCATAGGAACGATGACACAGCAGTTCGAAATGCTTGGAATGAGCCTTGATTCCTCAATTTACTATCAAACTGACTCCCCCGACTATAGAAGGCTCACTCAGATAACATTTCTGAGAATGCTGAAGGGGGGTCTTGCCTACAGAGGAACATTTCCTGTCAACTGGTGTCCGCATTGTAATACTTCCCTTGCAGACGCCGAAGTTGAGAGGGAAGACAGGAAGTCGAAGCTGTATTATGTCGAATTTCCTGTCAGAGAGCGGGACAAAATAACAATCGCTACAAGCCGGCCTGAACTGATCGGTGCATGCCAGGCCATACTTTTCAAGACAGGAGATAAGAGGTACAGTGAACTGGAGGGAAGAAATGCAGTCCTCCCCATGTATTCCAGGGAGGTGCCTATAATTGCAGACGATGGTGTGGATGCGGCCTATGGAAGCGGCGCTGTCATGGTATGCTCATATGGGGACAAGGAGGATGTTGAATGGATACTCAGACACAGGCTCCCGGCAGTCGTTATAGTTGATGAATTTGGAAAGTTGAATTCCTATGCGGATTTCCTATCCGGACTTTCAGCAGAGGAAGCAAGGGAGAAAATGATCTCATTGCTGAAGGAAAGAGGTCTAATTACCCGGGAGGAGGAGATAGAGCAAAGCGTCGGAGTTTGCTGGCGCTGTTCCAATCCGGTAGAAATAATTGAAAAGAAGCAGTGGTTTCTGAAGAGTGTTGAATTCAGGAAACAGATTCTCCAGAAGGCAGACAGGCTGAACTGGTTTCCTGAATTCATGAAACAGAGACTTAAGGATTGGACAGAATCACTCAACTGGGACTGGGTCATTTCAAGACAGAGATTATTTGCAACTCCCATACCTGTCTGGGAATGTACGAAGTGCGACGATGTTGTAGCTGCTGATGAGAATGAATGCTATGTTGACCCGCAGGAGACCGAGACCGGGCGCATCTGTCCTCGCTGCAATTCAGAACTGAAGGGAAGCAGGGATGTGTTCGACACCTGGATGGATTCGAGCATAAGCGTGCTTTACAATACTTTCTGGGAAAGGAACAATAGCCTGTTCCACCGTCTCTTTCCGATGAGCCTGAGAGCCCAGGCGCACGAGATAATACGAACATGGACATATTACACACTTCTCAGAGTCTTTCTGCTTCTGGATGATATTCCATGGAAAGACATCATGATTACGGGTTTCATTATGGCCCCAGACAGGACGCCGATGCACACACACCTCGGTAACGTGATAGATCCTGTTCCTCTGATTAGGAAGTACGGCTCAGACGCTCTGCGCTATTATGCTGCCACCTGCAGCCTTGGAACGGATCAGGCATTCAGGGAGAGGGACGTCGTCCATGGGCAGAGGCTGTGCAACAAAATCTGGAACATTGCACTCTTCTCCTCATCGTTCAAAATTGCAGCACAATCCAGAAGACCCAGGCTTAGACAGACGGACATGTGGATTCTTTCCCTCTACAGTAAATCAGTCAAAGACGCAACCGGGCATATGGAGAAATATGAATTTGACAAAGCAATGAAAGTTATTGAGCAGTTTGCCTGGCATGATTTTGCCGATGACTACATCGAGATGGTCAAAAAAAGAGCAAGGGAAGGTGATGAAGCAGCAGCCTGGACGCTCAGGACTGTTTCAATCGGAATTGTAAAACTGCTCGCGCCATTCCTGCCGCATGTGACAGAAGCGGTATATCAGCAGTTATTCAAGTCCGTTGAAAGGAGTATACATGTTTCAGGATGGCCAATGCCTGTCAGGATCAAAAAAATGGACAGCAGCGGCGTCCAGAAGGCTGTGAACATAATACACGCTGTCAGGGACTGGCGTGCAAGGAACAATTTCAACGGCCCTCTGGCGAGCATAATTATTCCACTCGATTCGAATGAGACGGCAGATTCCGCCTCTGAAATCGCCTCTGCATGCAGGGCGTCTGAGGTAAATTTTGCACAAAAAGGGGATTACAGAAAGGTTATTTCCGCAATCAGGCCGAACTACCAGTACATAGGTCCGAGATACAGGGAGAAGGCAAAAGAAATCGTGGATGTTATCAAATCACTTCAGCCTTCAGCGGTTACCCTCAATGACGATGGAAGCATTTCATGCGGAGATATGATTATTGAGAAGGAGGCTTTCTTCCTCACTTATTCATATATGGCCGGAGGAGCTGAAGCCGATGCCGTCCAGTCCGGGGATGTATTGTTATTCATAAGAAAGTGA
- the thyX gene encoding FAD-dependent thymidylate synthase → MKVELVSYTPNPVESCGRAAGICYDKEQKEDYGSFIKRIISYGHMDVIEHANFTFRVEGISRACSHQLVRHRHSSFSQRSQRYVSEKESSFILPSLEYVSPEKREEASSVMREYIKRSYEVYASLIKLGVKKEDARFVLTNAAETRLFWTTNARSLRHFFVMRLDISAQWEIRDLARLAFDEVIKVAPALFDDLLELRNTGHLGHPIYE, encoded by the coding sequence TTGAAGGTTGAACTTGTAAGTTACACACCGAATCCGGTGGAGTCCTGTGGCAGGGCGGCTGGAATTTGTTATGACAAGGAGCAAAAGGAAGATTACGGCTCATTCATAAAAAGAATAATCAGTTACGGGCACATGGATGTCATTGAACATGCAAATTTTACGTTCAGGGTGGAGGGAATAAGCCGGGCATGCTCTCATCAACTTGTCCGGCACAGGCACAGCTCTTTCAGCCAGAGGAGCCAGAGGTATGTATCCGAGAAGGAAAGCAGTTTTATCTTACCTTCCCTTGAGTATGTAAGTCCGGAAAAAAGGGAAGAAGCTTCCTCTGTCATGAGAGAATACATCAAAAGGAGCTATGAAGTATACGCTTCTCTTATAAAACTCGGAGTAAAGAAGGAAGATGCCAGGTTTGTTCTCACAAATGCTGCTGAAACACGACTTTTCTGGACAACGAATGCAAGATCTCTCAGACATTTTTTTGTAATGCGGCTGGACATAAGTGCTCAGTGGGAAATCAGAGATCTGGCACGACTTGCATTTGACGAGGTCATAAAAGTGGCACCTGCCTTATTTGATGATCTGCTGGAGTTAAGGAACACTGGACATCTCGGCCATCCCATCTATGAGTAA
- a CDS encoding amidohydrolase family protein, whose translation MDVLKSATFEGSKCLGIEYTGILKEGAVADVITVRERAERNPSMLAPENVESVIRHGKLIKDHFRTFGAIDS comes from the coding sequence CTGGATGTACTGAAATCAGCCACGTTTGAAGGCTCCAAATGCCTTGGCATCGAATATACCGGAATCCTAAAGGAGGGAGCGGTGGCAGACGTAATTACAGTAAGGGAGAGGGCTGAGAGAAATCCGTCCATGCTGGCTCCAGAAAATGTTGAGAGTGTCATACGGCATGGAAAGCTTATAAAGGATCATTTCAGAACATTTGGTGCCATCGATTCATAA
- a CDS encoding cation transporter, with amino-acid sequence MKQIASATNENDKADLRTFAGLRMNRDEFRMKSVTGKRVTPSKEFLEATLADKGDEEKYCLVCGTKGTKAFPTTIRNHVDVKYWALINDSYRFSSESSCDVIYYSNRDGIYFFSDEVKTPYALKELASPRPVCYCIGITEDDIKNEILNKGCCDSLEDIEEYTRAGTGKWCFVTNPSGKCCREYLPGIVGKFLKQVKEPRVKSQLSVVANKLKGDDVDFTDVTLKIEGMTCDSCVTTVKSALEGIGAESAMVSLKDKRATAKIPRAIRPEDAAKAVSDAGYESTVVDGR; translated from the coding sequence TTGAAGCAGATTGCCTCAGCAACAAATGAAAACGATAAAGCTGATTTGCGGACCTTTGCCGGATTAAGAATGAACAGAGATGAATTTAGAATGAAATCAGTGACAGGAAAGAGAGTGACTCCATCAAAGGAGTTTCTGGAAGCTACATTGGCTGACAAAGGTGATGAGGAAAAATATTGCCTCGTCTGCGGTACAAAGGGAACGAAAGCTTTCCCTACCACAATAAGAAATCATGTGGATGTAAAATACTGGGCTCTCATAAATGACTCATATCGCTTTTCTTCAGAGTCTAGCTGCGATGTAATTTATTACAGCAACCGGGACGGGATATATTTCTTCAGTGATGAAGTGAAAACGCCTTACGCACTCAAGGAATTGGCTTCTCCCAGGCCTGTATGTTACTGTATTGGCATTACGGAGGACGACATAAAGAACGAGATACTTAACAAAGGATGTTGTGATTCTCTCGAGGATATTGAGGAATATACGAGGGCAGGTACCGGAAAATGGTGTTTTGTAACCAATCCAAGCGGTAAATGCTGCAGGGAATATCTTCCCGGAATTGTGGGAAAATTTCTTAAACAGGTAAAGGAACCTCGTGTTAAGTCTCAACTTTCCGTAGTAGCAAACAAACTCAAAGGCGACGACGTGGATTTTACCGACGTCACTCTCAAGATTGAAGGAATGACGTGCGACAGTTGTGTAACGACCGTAAAGTCGGCCCTTGAAGGAATTGGGGCCGAATCGGCCATGGTATCTCTGAAGGATAAAAGGGCGACCGCGAAGATTCCCAGAGCTATCAGACCGGAAGACGCGGCTAAAGCGGTATCTGATGCAGGTTATGAGAGCACAGTCGTAGACGGCAGATAG
- a CDS encoding tRNA-binding protein, with protein sequence MIEQIDSDTFSAVDMRVGIVKEATYFNEARKPAYKLLIDFGSLGLKHSSAQITALYRPDELINRKVIAVVNLKPKQIANYLSEVLVLGVHTGGGEVVLLEPERDVQPGLRIS encoded by the coding sequence ATGATAGAGCAGATAGACTCAGATACTTTCAGCGCCGTTGATATGAGGGTCGGCATTGTGAAGGAAGCCACTTATTTTAATGAGGCTAGGAAGCCCGCTTACAAGCTTCTCATTGACTTTGGATCTCTGGGACTAAAGCACAGCAGCGCACAGATTACTGCACTTTACAGGCCTGACGAACTTATCAACAGGAAGGTCATAGCGGTCGTAAATCTAAAGCCCAAGCAGATTGCAAACTACTTGTCAGAGGTCTTGGTTTTAGGTGTACATACCGGTGGAGGCGAGGTAGTTCTCCTTGAACCAGAAAGGGATGTTCAACCTGGACTCCGTATTTCCTGA